One window of Desulfobacca acetoxidans DSM 11109 genomic DNA carries:
- the xrtH gene encoding exosortase H, with protein sequence MEKKGVHSSVLKNSILKRGLFFILLLIAICLVLHPVRIRQIVIEPFTATICGQAAWLIRLGGVDAHSHHTALWGAGFSVDVKDGCNAIYEIGIFVCAVFAYPSTLRHKFLGIAGGSSVIYALNMVRVVSLFLIGVYHRSLFKMVHDHVSQGLFIFFVVILWIFWASSKPEQETSDN encoded by the coding sequence ATGGAAAAGAAGGGCGTTCACTCTTCCGTATTGAAAAATTCTATTTTGAAAAGAGGTTTGTTTTTCATATTGCTTTTGATAGCAATTTGTCTGGTCCTGCACCCCGTTCGGATCAGGCAAATCGTAATTGAACCCTTTACGGCGACTATCTGCGGACAGGCGGCGTGGCTTATCAGGCTTGGGGGTGTGGACGCCCACAGCCATCACACCGCTCTTTGGGGAGCTGGATTCAGCGTGGATGTAAAAGATGGGTGTAACGCTATCTATGAGATTGGAATTTTTGTATGCGCCGTTTTCGCCTATCCGTCCACGCTAAGACACAAATTTCTTGGAATCGCTGGCGGTTCCTCGGTTATTTATGCTCTCAATATGGTGCGTGTCGTGAGTCTCTTCTTGATTGGCGTATACCATCGCAGCCTTTTCAAAATGGTGCACGATCATGTTTCTCAAGGGCTTTTCATTTTTTTTGTGGTTATTTTATGGATATTCTGGGCCTCATCAAAACCAGAGCAAGAAACCTCCGATAACTAA